Below is a window of Halococcus salsus DNA.
CGGTATCGACCCCGAGTGCGCGCCCGAGCGCGAGTGCGAGCTCCGCGGTGACCTCGGTGCCGACCGGACCCCGAATGCCGCTGGTACCGAACATACCGGGCGAACGCGCGACCCGACCAAAAAAACGCCGCCTGATGGACGCTCACGGGAGTCGCCGGGCGGCCGTTTCGTCTCCGTTCGGGAACGGTTCACAAATGATCGGCCACGGGGAAGCATTATATACACCGTCTTTGTCTTCGACATAAGATGGAGTTTCAGTTACGATCGAGACAGTCGATAGCTATTCTCGCCGTCGCGGTCGCGATGGTCGTCGCCCTCGGCGCGCTCGCCGGCGGCGTCACCGGCCAGGCGAGCGGCACGACCCAGGCACCCGACCTCCAGTCGGTCGATGGGTTCGAGTACGACGCCGCCACCAACACGACGAACGTGACGTTCAGCTTCGACGAGGAGGTGGACCTCACGAGCAGCGGCGGGAACTTCAGACTCGTCCCGACCGACGGGAGCACGGACGTCGGCGGACAGAACGTCGGTGGCAACGGGACGGCGAACCTCTCGGTCGAGTACAGCGGACAACTGACCGAGAGCGACATCGCCCGCGGCGTGGTGAAGAAGAACACCGTCAAAGTGGCGGGCGAGGGCGACGAGACGAACAACCCGACCCAGGCGGCCGACGTCTCGAACGACGGCAACTCCGCCGACCCGGACCTCGTGAACGTCACCGTCAACGAGAGCACCAATAGCCTGATCTACGCCTTCGACGAACCCGTCAGTGTCGAGAGCGACGGCGGGTTCGAAGCCTACGCCGAGAACGCGACGACGATGGGGAGCAGCGTGGCGACCGACTCGCTCGCCACCCCGAAACTCGTGAGCGTCACGTTCGACCAGTACGACGTCTCGGAGGTCGTCGGCGCGTCGGTGACCGAGGGAACGGTCTCGAACACGAGCGACAGTGACCGGACGAACTCGCTCGACGGGGTGACGGTGAGCAACGAGTCCCCGCCCGCGTTCAGCAAGTGCGGCGGAAGCGGCACGGACGACACCGGCGACGCCGGCAACGCGAGCGGCCCGACCGCCGCGCCCGACCTCGTCCAGATAGACAACGTCACCTACCGGCAGAACCCCGAAGACACCAACTGTCAGACGCTGGTCGAGTTCGACTTCGACGAACCGGTGAACACCCAGGGCGGCGCGGGCAACTTCCAGCTCGTCCCGATCGACGGGGGCCAGACCTACGACGGCAACAACGAGATCGTCGGGGAGCGGACGAACACCACCTCCCTCACGGTGCCGTTCGACGGCCGTATCGACCCCTCGACCATCGCGCGCGGGTTCGTCGACGCCAACACCGTCCGGACGCAGGGCGAGAACGATACGACCCTCAACCCGAAGCAGGCCGCGGACCTCAACAACGACGGCAACACCGAGAACCCCGACCTGGTGAGCATCACCCGGAGTAGCGCCCCGGACGGCGCGCTGCTCTACGAGTTCGACGAGGAGGTCGGCGAGGTGGGCGACACCAGCGGGTTCAACTTCTACGACGGCACCGGGACCGAGACCGACGCCCAGGAGGTCGCGACGACCGACGACCCGAGCGTGCTCT
It encodes the following:
- a CDS encoding dockerin type I domain-containing protein, which produces MEFQLRSRQSIAILAVAVAMVVALGALAGGVTGQASGTTQAPDLQSVDGFEYDAATNTTNVTFSFDEEVDLTSSGGNFRLVPTDGSTDVGGQNVGGNGTANLSVEYSGQLTESDIARGVVKKNTVKVAGEGDETNNPTQAADVSNDGNSADPDLVNVTVNESTNSLIYAFDEPVSVESDGGFEAYAENATTMGSSVATDSLATPKLVSVTFDQYDVSEVVGASVTEGTVSNTSDSDRTNSLDGVTVSNESPPAFSKCGGSGTDDTGDAGNASGPTAAPDLVQIDNVTYRQNPEDTNCQTLVEFDFDEPVNTQGGAGNFQLVPIDGGQTYDGNNEIVGERTNTTSLTVPFDGRIDPSTIARGFVDANTVRTQGENDTTLNPKQAADLNNDGNTENPDLVSITRSSAPDGALLYEFDEEVGEVGDTSGFNFYDGTGTETDAQEVATTDDPSVLSVSFEEGANVSTAAVGGSVDGNAVVGTDTAREDGDVNQPDEVELTGNESIQCGNGTTVANGSGPTAAPDLEAIDGFCTGNLASINGQQTFVNFTFDQPVDIVGGAGNFQLVPVDSTTIGNQLYDGQGEVVAGNGTKTVTVAFAENVTRSDVARGFVDAGTVAAVGEQNPPTNPKQAADVSNDGNTANPDLVSVSPGGTDQLRFEFDEEITEPGDTSGFNFYDANGTEVDAQNLNRTNDSSVISVYFEPQANVSENAVGGSVDANAVVGTETTREDGDVNQPDEVELDGSSGPAPVGNATEPPTDPDGDGKYEDVNGDGSVTQADAQALYDNLDSLKGNTAFDFNGDGSVTLADTQALYSESVGN